The Hordeum vulgare subsp. vulgare chromosome 7H, MorexV3_pseudomolecules_assembly, whole genome shotgun sequence DNA window ctcctctcatagatggacatcaccatgataggtcttcgtgtgcgtaggaaattttttgttttccatgcaacgttccccaacaacatcgAGACGTAGCGTGTGTAACATGCGCGACTTCTCATACGTTTATTCTATGACAATCGTCGGTAGCCGCTCGCCTATCCCCGCTGGTTTCTGGGTCATGTGGGAAGGACCCCCTATCCCCCACATTCACTAGGCGACGGTTTAAAACTCCATCGTGAAAAGGGGTAGAAACCGTTTGTATAGCACGTAACGGTATcagtgtgtgtcctttggtttaaatactaagctgctccaaaccagatgtacaactatcacatcagtaggaactaggtcatcacatcactatcttcatcaagtacctgattctatttcctcaacccttatATTTCCTCATTTACGCGTTGATGAACTTGATCGTTATTGTTtggagaatttgactgaagactttctcaatttcctcatctcaaattcttcacaccacTTGTTATTCACGTGCTTATCCTGGTCACGCTACTCGCACTAGGTgtttgtttcattccatcatgatgaccatgcttttgccacgttacacTTACACCTGAGTACTTATTCGTTTGCAAGTTGTTCgttacttagcaatttcctcGGAGGGAAATTCCTTAGTGataaattcataaaaatcgcctattcaccccctctagtcgatataacacactttcagggAGGCAGCGAGACGATGACGCCCGGATGCAAGAGAGGAAGAGCGAGGGCGGTGAAAGAGAGAGCGAGGCTAGGGCTCTGTCTCAACCATCCGGTGTCGCTGCCTTTACCCCCAACCGCCAACCATAGGCGAAATGCCACGCATGAGGCATGACATGGAAAGTACATGGAAAGTCAAAACTACCCTCGACAGACACTAGACTTAACACGCGGTGGTAGAGGCTTTGCGCAGATAAGAACCAACACGAGGCATAACACCCCGAGGAAGTCACTAACGTCTGGAGCCCACTCCGCTCAAGGCCAGTGTATCATGGTAACAAATGAAAATACGCAGGGTAAAAAACAGAGGACACTATTCATTGTTTGTCAAATCAACTGTGGTCTAACGACCAGAATCAGTTCGCCTAAAGATCTAACGGCTGTAATTTATTTGGAAACACAATTGAACGGTTCACATTTCAGGCGCGCTCCGAGAGCTTCATTTTGTGCTTCaatctaagagcaactctagcagaccccgcattcgTCCGGCCCGCAAAACGTGTTGCATTTCGCGTAAAACAACTTTTGCGGGTTGGCCCGGGCTGACACAAATACAGACCCCCCAAACGGACCCGTAAAAGAGCATATTCGCGGAATATGCTTTGGTGGGGGAAAGCGCGCGCTGAAATATCCCCCACCAACCGCTTTCGCTCATATGCGGGGCACCGCAACGACGAGGTGAAAACCTGCGAATACGCGGGTTGGGGTCGAGATTTTACCGTGCCCCGTAAAAATATTTATGGGCCgggacgggatgcggggtctgatcaaGCAGGTTTTCTCGCCCCGACCCGCATTATGACGATTATATTTCAGGTTAGGACGGGATGCGGGATGTGATAGAGTTGTTCTAACAACTCAGATGCGGACTTCTATAAAGCCAACAATTTTATGAATTTAACTCACGGCCGATCGAGAAGCCATGACGTGTAATCGAGGATGACGTTCCGTGTCTTTGAAGAGCAAGCCATGTGAGGCCACAATAAAAAAAAAGGAATGTGGCAGAGGAGATAAAGAAGTGAGTCGTCCCGTCTCAGGATGGGGAGTATGAAACAGGACCCTAATCCCACGCTCTCGTGGTCGCAGTCGAAGTCGCACCCACTAATCACGGCGCATCAATCAAGCTGCCGCTATCAATCATTAACGGCGACAAgaccaagcacacaagcaaagcaaaaccatCCCCCGAATATAGCAGAGCGTCTGGTCAAACCGGCCTTCATTTCCGAAGcaataaagaaagaaaagaaaaagagcgaGGGATTTTCCAGGCCCCTTTGTCCAATGGAGTCACGCGGCACGTAGCTCTGCTTCGGACCACATGCACACGCAAACGCAAACCCCAATTAAAAATTGTTATTACTCGCCACGAGAAAATCAGCTCTTATTTTTGTTTTCGTGCGAGCAAGCGAGCGAGCTCCTCGCGAGgctgcccctctctccctctctctctctctctctcccacatcTTCAGTTCGAGGTCGGCGCTTGGGCCTCACCTCTCTTCGCCTCGCCGTCGGCATTCCGCCGCCTCCCCCTACCGGAGCCGCCTTCTGCAAGCTTTTCCATGGAAGACTCCAGTGGCGCTGATCCGGCGCGCCAGCATCTGTCCCCGCAGGGCGGCGGGGGCGGGCAGCCGCCAGTGCCGCGCTCCCCGACCCCGCTCGACCTCGCCGCCGCGTCCGCCTACCACCACAGGCGCCTCTCCCCGTCTCCCCGGCCCCCGGCTCACCCGCAGGTGCGTCTCCCTTCGCCCTACGGCCAGATCCCCTCCGGCGCCGCGGCCCACCACGCGCGCTCGCTGTCGCAGCCTCTCTTCTTCTCCATCGACTCGCTCCCGCCGCCGCCGTACGCCGATCTGGCCGGCCCGCCCGCCATCCCGCCCTCCCCGCCGTCTTCAAGCTCCGACCCGCCGCCCTTCGGCCTGCCGCCGCGGAGGGCTGGCCACCGCCGGTCCCAGAGCGACATCCCCTTCGGGTTCTCGCAGCTCAGCCCGCCCCTGCCACCCCCGGCGCCGGTGAAGCGCGAGGCGGCCACCGGACAGGATGGTGGTAGATTGGAGGGCGACGACGCTGCGTTGTACGACCTTGTCAACGCCTACATGGACCTGGACGGGATGGACGCGCTCAACTCCTCCGAGGACCACCACGACGACCGTGACAGCCATAGCCGTGCCAGCGGCACCCGCGCTACCAGCGCGGCAGAGAGCAGCGAGAACGAAGCCGAGAGCCAGTCCACCTCAGCGGAGAGGAAGGACGGAGCCAAGTCTCGGCATTGTCGCAGCTTGTCCATGGACAGCTTCATGGGGAAGCTCAACTATGCCACATGTGACGATTCGCCAAAGCTACCACTGCCGTCCCCCAGCGGTGGCCTTTCCAGGAGCGGGAGTGGGTCCTTGGATGGTGGTGGTGCTGCGTCACTGTTTGGTACCGAGTTTGCCAACGGGGAGTTCACTGAGGCTGAGAAGAAGAAGATCATGGCAAATGAACGCCTCGCAGAGATAGCTTTGACAGATCCTAAGAGGGTCAAGAGGTGTGCGGTTCTTCATATAGTGGAAACAAATTATTTCCCCCTCAAATTAAAGCATCCTGAAATTTTAAAATTGACAGGATTTTGGCAAATCGCCAGTCTGCGGCAAGGTCAAAGGAGCGCAAGATGAGGTACATTCAAGAACTCGAGCATAAGGTACAGGTCTTGCAGACAGAGGCGACTACGCTTTCAGCACAATTGACGATGCTGCAGGTTTGTCTTGTGGAGTTGCTCTGTATTTTGAGTTTCCTTATGCTAGGGCGGAACTAATGCTTGATGCACTTGTTTGCAGAGGGACTCTGGAGGACTTGCGACTCAGAACAATGAGTTGAAAATAAGGCtgcaagcaatggagcaacaggcgCAGCTGAGAGATGGTATGCTTCTTATGGTACCCTTCAGCATTGTTCTTCATTTCTTTAGGTGAAAATTAAACTGGGTTATGTCTTCTCGGCAAACTAGCAAACGGCAATAAAAAACTAGCTGTCTTGAAATATTATTCCAGCATGTGTTTGTGCCGACTTCCGATTTTCTGGGCTGGTTTGGTAGGCATGTAGTATCACCAATGCAAAGAAGTCATTTTATTGTTGGGTCGGGATACTTTATGTTTATGTGCACTCGATACTGTAGGGTTTTACAAGCCCAAGCAAACCCAGATTTACCATCCAGCTTACATTAAAATGAAATAGTTGAGtggttcttggatgttttgtactgCATGCTTCATGTGTCTCATTATAGATTTATTGCTTCTTAATTTACCATGCATCTTGGTTGTGTTTGTAATAAAAATTCATGGTTTGGTGCCAAAAGATGGCCTGCCAATATTTATGCAAGCCAAAGCTTAAACCAATTGGCTGGGTACCAACTTCTCTCAAAAGTTGCCTACATTTGGCAAGGTTTGTAGTTGCAAAATGTAGGCATGTCAAAATGTTTGGCTAGCAATTTTTGGCTGCCAACAAAAGCACGCTCTATTACCTTTATTTCGTGATTTACAAAAGATTGCCTGCTTGTCTCTCTGTTATAGTCAGTTATATTAAGTCGCTAAATTTAGGCATGCCGAAATATTGGCTAGCAATTTTTTGGCTACCAATCAAAGCACAGTCTATTATCTTTGTTCCGTGATTATTATACAAAAGATCGTGTCGCTTGTTCTCTATGCTAGTCAGTTACATTAAACTAATGTTATAAATATTGCTGGTTCTTCTTGTGCTGGTGTGCACATTTTCCTGGCGTTGATTGCTAGCTGAGTAGATTAAAGTCCTTTTGTCTCAGGAAGGACCGTGGTTTGTAAATTGGTTGATTTGAAAATTGCTAGCACAATCTATTCATTTTATATTATTAGTTGCAAGGGGGTTTGTCATCAGGTGACTGGGTTGTATCATCATGGTACATAATTTTACTGGGAAACTCTTTTTTTGATCAAATATTTGGAAAATCTTGCATATCTCAACACTGTGTTATCATTAATCGATACTAGTAAATGTGTGCGTGCAATGCACGTTGATATTAGGCAGTACATTAATTATACATGGATATTAGGCAGGATATTATTTGCATGTTAATTATGTGATTACCGCTATATTTGGTATGATATTAATTGCACGCTAAACATGTTGAGCGCTCACCATTGAAGTAGTCTAGGTCGTTGGATTGACTTGGTTTGATGGCCGAGATTAGTTGGATCTGCCCCTTTGGGTCTTTTTATATTGATACAGATATAGatatgttttaaaatattttgaaaacctTTCACAGCTTAACACTATTTTATCTTGATTTCCTCCTGTGCATCTAGTTGGACTAGGTCTGTTACTGTTGGCTTACATGAGGATATATATCAACTAATGTCCAAATTCCTGTAGATGCTAATGTGGCCTACCGTTCGTTTTGGTTCCTTTGGTCAAATTTTATGGTTGATAAGTAGTACTATAGGTGTATACTATAGGAACTGTCTTCCTATACTCGCTTTTGTCGAAAAGGCGTGTATATTTTTCCTTAATGGCATTTGAAAAGATTCAACTATTCCGTATATCTAGTTTTAAATTGTGTTTAGTAGCCTATTCAGATCTGAATGTCAGTTTGCTATTTCAACTATTGCACAAATCATTTCTGAAAGTTCACGCTGGTGGCATATACTTGTTCTTGACGATTTTTAATTCAATGTAAGATTGAAGATCTATCATACCATTTTCTTTATGTGTCTTTTGTGGGACCACAGTTGGTTTTAGGCTTTCAGTAAATGTTGTAGCTACTTAGCTAGCAGTCAGCAATTTatgctagtgattttgttggCATGGGCCCTCGCTGTGGATTGATATATAGTCCATATATAGCTAATATATAgttgtaagagcatctccaatcgGACTTGCCTAATCTTACCCCATGTATGTTCGTGGATGTGTCTGCGGACAAGGGCCTACCGTCCCCTATTTGCTCGCCCGGGCAATCACCACCCCTCATATCCAAAACCTCAAATCCATACAAAGCCATGCATGTAGATCATATAGCACACAACCAATTTAACACTAGCCAAAATAATCCACGACAAATAAAATTCAACAATTCATACATAGGCAATACACGAAGGAATCAATCACCCCCGTTGTTGCGCTCATTGATCTCATTTTTGTTGATGAACCAGTTGTTGTGATCCTCATTCATGAGGATAGTGTCGGCCAACATGATCCTTGACTCCTCCGTGATCCTAGTGAGTCTCACCTTCTCTTTCTCAAGCTCAATTGCCTCATATGCCTTCACCTTCTCAAGCTCCATTTCTTGCCATTC harbors:
- the LOC123408688 gene encoding bZIP transcription factor 29-like; translation: MEDSSGADPARQHLSPQGGGGGQPPVPRSPTPLDLAAASAYHHRRLSPSPRPPAHPQVRLPSPYGQIPSGAAAHHARSLSQPLFFSIDSLPPPPYADLAGPPAIPPSPPSSSSDPPPFGLPPRRAGHRRSQSDIPFGFSQLSPPLPPPAPVKREAATGQDGGRLEGDDAALYDLVNAYMDLDGMDALNSSEDHHDDRDSHSRASGTRATSAAESSENEAESQSTSAERKDGAKSRHCRSLSMDSFMGKLNYATCDDSPKLPLPSPSGGLSRSGSGSLDGGGAASLFGTEFANGEFTEAEKKKIMANERLAEIALTDPKRVKRILANRQSAARSKERKMRYIQELEHKVQVLQTEATTLSAQLTMLQRDSGGLATQNNELKIRLQAMEQQAQLRDALNEALTGEVQRLKLATGEITDARMSKAGLQQQMNSQLIQMQQLQIQQQQQQHQQQQSSQTQQAQQQQQQQQSQQSA